Proteins from a genomic interval of Streptomyces fodineus:
- a CDS encoding SpoIIE family protein phosphatase, with translation MERLRDLAATSAVLERAKGVLMAVTGRTPEAAHAELMQRAVDGNRTLLEQCWLTLGALPPPEEQPSGTPPAPVEAPADGSWRLPPTGTVELAKILGRIGRDLVRVGTPHELARCLLDHLGPQADADAVLLYAQMPEDGLDLIGYAGVDATLAAQWRYLPPVTKVAALDALQSGEPRWLEDPARDRDRYLLIGEPSERWPSRAWLPVPAGGTAWVALGVLRRHGRPFEPCERELLRAVARLCAGRLRAFDATREHAVEGGAETVQAVLDALPGAAILLTPLRAASGEVEDYRIEAATPEAVDAFGRTGREMVGRQVLESYPSVAGEPLWQGCLKALETGVPFQGEPFVYQDVVGEVPVTATYSVRAAPLGGGLLVTWLRHDRADRREQRLADVQRLGNLGWASWNLITQEISWSAQTYAVLGRTPAQQPLDLERLPDLALPEDAGPLTHAIAELIRHARPFDVPFRVETALGVRHLRLVAEALTAQDGTTVEVHGFVQDLTPQRSAELALVESERAMLLQRGILQAERALAARLQHALLPLPSRPVRLAGLRIEVAYLPAQSGVHVGGDWFSAIALPDDDALFVVGDVAGHGVDAVATMAQLRFTAKGMITTGSSPTGTLARLNYLLLHSRDPQTTATLVIGRYDPGRRVLTWAQAGHLPPLLVRRGEVRYLDRPGGMLLGASTAPAFESAELHLEPGDRLLLYTDGLVERLGESLDAGLDRLADAVRTHGCGDYGSLDALLTTMLADERRDDVCVLDIRMPEEGAEATEGADGAETADAAGTDTAGRGA, from the coding sequence ATGGAACGGCTGCGGGATCTCGCCGCGACGTCGGCGGTCCTGGAGCGGGCCAAAGGCGTACTCATGGCCGTCACCGGCCGCACGCCGGAGGCCGCACACGCGGAACTGATGCAGCGCGCCGTGGACGGCAACCGCACCCTGCTCGAACAGTGCTGGCTCACCCTGGGCGCCCTGCCGCCGCCGGAGGAGCAGCCGTCCGGCACACCGCCGGCCCCCGTCGAAGCGCCGGCCGACGGTTCCTGGCGGCTCCCGCCCACCGGCACGGTGGAGCTCGCGAAGATACTCGGGCGCATCGGCCGGGACCTGGTCCGGGTCGGCACACCGCACGAGCTGGCCCGATGTCTGCTGGACCACCTCGGGCCGCAGGCGGACGCCGACGCCGTGCTGCTGTACGCGCAGATGCCGGAGGACGGGCTCGACCTGATCGGGTACGCCGGCGTCGACGCGACCCTCGCCGCACAGTGGCGGTATCTGCCCCCGGTCACCAAGGTGGCCGCGCTGGACGCCCTGCAGTCCGGTGAGCCGCGGTGGCTGGAGGACCCGGCCCGGGACCGCGACCGGTATCTGCTGATCGGGGAGCCGTCGGAGCGCTGGCCCAGCCGGGCCTGGCTGCCCGTGCCGGCCGGGGGCACCGCGTGGGTCGCCCTGGGCGTGCTGCGCCGGCACGGCAGGCCGTTCGAGCCGTGCGAGCGGGAGCTGCTGCGAGCCGTGGCCCGGCTGTGCGCGGGCCGGCTGCGAGCCTTCGACGCAACCCGGGAACACGCCGTCGAAGGCGGCGCCGAGACCGTTCAGGCGGTGCTCGACGCGCTGCCGGGCGCGGCGATCCTGCTGACCCCGCTGCGCGCCGCCTCCGGCGAGGTGGAGGACTACCGCATCGAGGCCGCCACCCCGGAGGCGGTCGACGCGTTCGGCCGGACCGGCCGGGAGATGGTCGGCAGACAGGTGCTGGAGAGCTATCCGTCCGTCGCGGGCGAGCCGCTGTGGCAGGGCTGCCTCAAGGCCCTGGAGACGGGGGTGCCCTTCCAGGGCGAGCCGTTCGTCTACCAGGACGTGGTCGGCGAGGTACCCGTGACCGCCACCTACTCGGTGCGCGCCGCCCCGCTGGGCGGGGGTCTGCTGGTCACCTGGCTGCGGCACGACCGCGCGGACCGGCGGGAGCAGCGCCTGGCCGACGTGCAGCGGCTCGGCAACCTCGGCTGGGCCAGCTGGAACCTGATCACGCAGGAGATCTCCTGGTCCGCGCAGACGTACGCCGTGCTCGGCCGGACCCCCGCGCAGCAACCGCTCGATCTGGAACGGCTGCCGGACCTGGCGCTGCCGGAGGACGCGGGCCCGCTGACCCACGCGATCGCCGAACTGATCCGTCACGCCCGGCCGTTCGACGTGCCGTTCCGCGTCGAGACGGCCCTCGGCGTCCGCCATCTGCGGCTGGTCGCGGAGGCCCTGACGGCACAGGACGGCACCACCGTCGAAGTGCACGGCTTCGTCCAGGACCTCACCCCGCAGCGCAGCGCGGAACTGGCGCTGGTGGAGAGCGAGCGGGCGATGCTGCTGCAGCGCGGGATCCTTCAGGCCGAACGCGCCCTGGCCGCCCGGCTGCAACACGCGCTGCTGCCGCTGCCGAGCAGGCCGGTGCGGCTGGCCGGGCTGCGGATCGAGGTCGCGTATCTGCCCGCGCAGTCCGGCGTCCATGTGGGCGGGGACTGGTTCAGCGCCATCGCACTGCCCGACGACGACGCGCTGTTCGTGGTCGGTGACGTGGCGGGCCACGGCGTCGACGCCGTGGCCACCATGGCCCAGCTCCGGTTCACCGCCAAGGGCATGATCACCACCGGCTCCTCGCCGACCGGGACGCTGGCGCGGCTCAACTACCTGCTGCTGCACTCGCGCGACCCCCAGACCACCGCCACCCTCGTGATCGGCCGCTACGACCCCGGCCGGCGCGTCCTCACCTGGGCGCAGGCCGGTCACCTGCCGCCGCTGCTCGTACGCCGCGGCGAGGTGCGCTACCTCGACCGGCCCGGCGGCATGCTGCTCGGCGCGAGCACGGCCCCGGCCTTCGAGTCGGCGGAACTCCACCTGGAGCCAGGGGACCGGCTGTTGCTGTACACCGACGGCCTGGTCGAGCGCCTCGGCGAGAGCCTGGACGCGGGCCTGGACCGGCTCGCCGACGCGGTACGCACCCACGGCTGCGGCGATTACGGCTCCCTGGACGCACTGCTCACCACGATGCTCGCGGACGAGCGACGGGACGACGTGTGCGTGCTGGACATCAGGATGCCGGAGGAGGGGGCGGAGGCGACGGAGGGTGCGGACGGGGCGGAGACTGCGGACGCGGCGGGCACGGACACGGCGGGCAGGGGCGCTTAG